Proteins encoded within one genomic window of Paenarthrobacter sp. JL.01a:
- a CDS encoding phage tail family protein, translating into MPYPSPITYPSRLLYPGTTEREFSLSPIAIGDLLLNATDDNGTRWVVQKFDGWGSPASSAVFTQRARGHGSTASEAFYRDRVMVIEGLILTEAPELLSAALDLLNASVTLEQFTMIVSETGYVRHVLAQRQGEVLVSRFNNRQARFSIQVVAKDPRKFGDLITVSTPLPSSSGGRTYPATYPITYTGSTETGVVRLTNTGNTQAPVWLRVDGPVPAGGWTVTHVGKRQTLTFATSLALTSGEFITVDMDRREVLAQGQAARAGYVTSRGWFSLDPGVNDIAFSAANYSATAQLTVTTKPAWS; encoded by the coding sequence GTGCCTTACCCAAGCCCAATAACGTACCCGTCCCGGCTCCTGTACCCAGGGACCACGGAACGTGAGTTCAGCCTGTCCCCGATCGCTATCGGCGACTTGCTGCTCAACGCGACCGATGACAACGGCACCCGGTGGGTTGTTCAGAAGTTCGATGGTTGGGGTAGCCCCGCGTCCAGTGCGGTATTCACGCAGCGGGCGCGGGGCCACGGCTCCACAGCTTCCGAGGCGTTCTACCGGGACCGGGTCATGGTCATCGAAGGGCTCATCCTGACCGAAGCCCCGGAGCTCCTGTCGGCGGCGCTTGACTTGTTGAACGCGTCCGTGACGTTGGAACAGTTCACGATGATCGTTTCCGAGACTGGGTATGTCCGTCACGTCCTCGCGCAACGGCAGGGTGAGGTTCTTGTGAGCCGGTTCAATAACCGGCAGGCACGGTTCAGCATCCAGGTTGTCGCGAAGGATCCCCGGAAGTTCGGCGACCTGATCACCGTTTCGACGCCTTTGCCGTCATCGTCGGGCGGGCGAACCTACCCGGCTACTTACCCGATCACTTACACGGGGTCCACCGAAACCGGCGTCGTCCGGCTAACCAATACCGGCAACACCCAAGCCCCGGTGTGGCTCCGTGTTGACGGGCCTGTCCCCGCGGGTGGGTGGACGGTCACGCACGTGGGTAAGAGGCAGACGCTCACGTTTGCCACGTCCCTCGCGCTGACCTCGGGCGAGTTCATCACCGTGGACATGGACCGCCGCGAAGTCCTGGCACAAGGGCAAGCCGCCCGCGCCGGATACGTGACTTCCCGCGGCTGGTTCAGCCTTGACCCTGGCGTGAATGACATTGCTTTCAGCGCTGCGAATTACAGCGCAACGGCGCAACTGACCGTGACCACCAAACCAGCGTGGTCCTAG